The Castanea sativa cultivar Marrone di Chiusa Pesio chromosome 11, ASM4071231v1 genome contains a region encoding:
- the LOC142617177 gene encoding putative glutathione S-transferase produces the protein MADEVVLLDFWLSMFGMRVRIALAEKGIKYEYKEQDIFNKSPLLLEMNPIHKKIPVLIHNGKPVCESLIIVQYIDEVWNDKSPLLPSDPYQRAHARFWADFVDKKVHEVSMKLLTTKGEELEVSKKEFFEIYKILEGELGEKPYFGGEKFGFVDLSLITFHSWSHVYEVFGNINIEAECPKIIAWAKRCLQKETVANSLADQKKVYEAVGQKIRGLE, from the exons ATGGCAGACGAGGTGGTGCTGCTAGATTTCTGGCTCAGTATGTTTGGGATGAGGGTCAGGATTGCACTGGCCGAGAAGGGTATCAAGTATGAGTACAAGGAGCAGGATATATTTAACAAGAGCCCTCTGCTTTTAGAGATGAACCCCATTCACAAGAAGATCCCAGTTCTCATCCACAATGGCAAACCTGTGTGTGAGTCTCTCATCATTGTTCAGTACATAGATGAGGTCTGGAACGATAAGTCTCCATTGCTGCCCTCTGATCCTTACCAGAGAGCTCACGCCAGGTTCTGGGCTGATTTTGTTGATAAGAAG GTTCATGAAGTTTCAATGAAGTTATTGACCACAAAAGGAGAAGAGCTGGAGGTAAGCAAGAAGGAATTCTTTGAAATCTATAAGATATTGGAAGGGGAGCTTGGTGAGAAGCCTTACTTTGGGGGTgaaaaatttgggtttgtggACCTTTCTCTTATCACTTTCCACAGCTGGTCCCATGTCTATGAGGTATTTGGCAATATCAACATAGAGGCAGAGTGCCCCAAGATTATCGCATGGGCAAAGAGGTGCTTGCAGAAGGAGACTGTGGCCAACTCTCTTGCTGACCAGAAGAAGGTTTATGAGGCTGTTGGGCAAAAAATACGTGGCTTGGAGTAG